The region GGGAAAATCTGAGCTTGAAGACTGAGTCTCTTTGATCACTGATGAGCACATCACAGTTATGCGGAGAGTTAGCAGGCTCCTATTTATTCTGTTGGATGTGCAATCATGTCCAGGTGAGTATTTCTATtctgatctttctttctttctattttttttaagaggtaATACCGTagaacacagaaaaaaacaagCCAATCTGAAGTCCTTTGAAAATTCTACTCACAATGAATAAGAGAATATTAGGCCAAGGAAAGTACCTAGAACTAAGTTGGCACAAATTTTGTCAATTTCATAAATGAACTGGTTCTATGCTTGTCCATTTATCTGTCtgtccatctacccatccatcttTCATTCATCCTCCATCCATCATTCACCCATCCTTCATCCATCCATGCAGAAAGCTCTGATTTGGTGTCTAAaatgtgcccagcactgtgcttGGCACTATAGATAGATGACAGAAACAAGACAGACAATCCCCTTTAATCTCAAACCTTACAACCTAGGAGAAGATCAATAATTCAATAAACCATCAGAGCTTCACTTGAGCACTTTGACAGGGCAGAGCAGGGGACCTTGAGAGCCCTGAGAGAGGGCAGCAGCCTTTCCACATGTATTGATCCCCAGCCCAGAGAACCCAGCCACTGGAGTCCTTCCTGACTCCAGCCATTAGCCCAGACGACCGAGAAAGGGCTCTCTATGATCCATTGGCCAAGATGAAGAAAGACCAGTAAGCTTcttccagggatctaaccagaaGAAGCTGAAGCAGAGTTTCAGGGTTTGGAGGAACCCAGAACTGATCTGGTCCAacaaacccattttacagatgagtagaCTGAGTTCAGGAACACAAAGACCAACTTGTCTCATGGCACAGAGCTCGCTGGTGGCACAGCCCGGGCTAGATGCCAGTTTTCCATCTACCATAAAACTCAACAAACTCTGCTTCAGGTAAACATCAGAGCATGGATATAttctttagttttcatttctaaatctagaagtaaataaaatgagaaaaccaaACTAAAGCCTTCCTTTTTTTATTCATTAGCTTAGGCTCTATTTCCCAACCTTAGGAGGTATAGACTTTTAGCTCTTTCACAAGAACATGAGATTTTCCCAGAGGTATATGGTAagggtggtggtggcttagtcactaagtcgtgtccaactcttgtgaccccatggactgtagcctgccagactcctctgtccataggattttccaggcaagcatactgaagtgggttgccatttccttctccaggggatcttcctgacccagggatcaaaccagggtctcccgcactgcgcagattctttaccaactgagccaccagcgaagcccacaGTGTATTTGAGCCGCAGTCAAATATTAGTTACGATTTGTAATTTGGGTGTTAACTCATGGCTGCAAGAAAACAGCTAGTACCCAGTTCGGACTGAGTAAGAGGGTATGCTCTCATCTGGCTTCTAGGACTCGAGTTCTtcgagttaaaaataaataaatcagagctTCAGCATGTAAGTCTGTCCCCTTGGACATGGGACATATAAGTAAACAGCCGTCTTTCAGATGGTAGATTACAATTCTTCTTAGTCACTGATAGTGTAACCGAATTCAGAGAATcaaaatataatagatttaaaaCGAAAAAATAGATCGCTGCCTCAGGTAaccaatttaagaaaaatatgtgatttgatttctctctctcagaGGTGTAAGTGGATAAATGTCTTTTAAGCTGAAGCCAATAGAGAGCGTGAACAGATGTGTTTTTTATAAAACATccttgtgaattaaaaaaaaaaatgattgctaATCAAACCACCTCATTTTGAATGTCTAAAGGCATTAGGCTGACAAGACTGAAGCTTTTCCAACAGCAATCAGTCACCCATGATGCACGAGAGATGTGTCTATTTCAGGAGAGGCCACCTCCATCTTCACAGGGTCCCAGAGGCCAGAAGAGGCCACAAGAATTAAACCGATGACTAATTGGTTCATTTTGCATTCATGATCCCCTGTCCAAACTTACTCAGATGGGCGTATCACGAAAAGAAATCCAGCATGCAAGCTTAACTTTAATAAAAGCAAGAAACGGCAACGTTTTTAAAAAGCCGTTTCAGGTGCACTTGAGTCTCCACGAACTAGAGAGTCTACTAAACGCTTTTGCTTTATGGAAAATTGCACAAACAATATGAACATTTTACACAGGGGGAGAGACGTGGGGGGAGTCACTGGGGAAATAGGCACTCAGCAGCTGAGGGCAAATGTCATGCAAATGCTTGCAGGTGCAGTGAAGCCCGGCCTGGCCCATGGCAGGAGCTCCACGGAAGCCATACCGATAATGATTCTATTCATCTTGCTCGGCTCCTTCGCAGCGCTGGCCTGCAGTCCTTGATGAATCTGGTGTGCGGCCAGGTCAAAGAGGTCCAGGTAGTCTTCCACGGGATAGCGGTCCCGCAGCCCATCCCTCAGGCGGACGATTCCTACAAGAACCAGGAAGCAGGGGTTACTGAGGACAAAGCTACCACGCTGGGCTGGTGGCCTCCAGGGAGTGACCACAGACGGATGGAAAGGTCTGAGGGCCCCACTGCAGTAGCCAAGGCTTGACCCCATGAGCTACAAGAGATGGAGGAATGTCTGCAAACCGGCCACCCTCTTTTGAGCCGTATGTGCTTTGAGGGATGGAACACACCACCACTCGGGTGCACAGTAGCCCCTGAAAGGATGGCACACCTGTTCAAAGAACTATAATCGGGTCTACTTAGAGGGCCAGAGAGGTCGGGGCTGGTTAACACGGGCACCACGTGAGGTCTCCCAGGGGCGGGGCAGCAATGGCATCAGAATACACACGACGAATCACAAGAAAACACCTTCTATCAGAGGAGCCATATCCTCTGAAGCTCAGATTCGTCTTTTTTTTGTCAGGGCTCCCCAGCACCTTCCAGAGGTTCTTTTCCATCAGGAAGTCTATCCATTTCTCCAAACAATAAGGAGAACTGATGGTCCCTAGATGGACACCTGAGTGATTCTGGCATCAGCCACAAGCAGCCTAAATTGTCCCTTGCCTGAGAGGTGGGTAAATTTTCCTTGAAAATGTATTGACAACACACTGCCCCAAACCACAGCCACCAAGGCTAATGGAAAGTGGAGAGAGAGTATCCACAGGCAAAACAGCAAGAGGTTCAAGGTGATACCAGACACCAGACTCCAGAGGCTGCATGCCCCCATGACTCTCCCCTTGACCAGCGGGAACCTGGTTTTCACAGGGAAAGACAGTGAGTTCTGCAGGGGAGGGCCCCCTAAAGATGAGCACAGAAACTCTGGCTTCCACAGCTGCCGCTGCCAAACCACAAAAGACATATTTACACTTCTGTTCACTTTGGGACGAACATCAAAAGGATTAAGTCAAACGTCTGTCAGAAACACACTAAGGGTTGATCTCAACTTAGGTTGTACTAAGAAAAGCTTTCAAAATTTCTTTCCAAGCAACCTAGGTCCTTTCCATGGAAACCGCCCTCCAGGCTCACCCAGACTTTTGCATTTGTCATCCCTTAGCTCCAGTGACCAAACGTCTCCTGGAAGAAGGGAAAAGGCTGAGGAGAGGAAACAGTGACCCTGGGGGCTGAGGGGGTGGCTCAGGCTGGCTCAGGGCTGGGTGGAGCAGAAACCAGCCTGCAGTAGTCATGGGGTGGTGGCTACTGTCAACCTCCTGGGAAAGGGGTGCTgtgagcggggggggggggggggggccagaATTACCTTCATGGGGCTTTCATTCTGACCCTCTGAGGCCCAAGGGGCAGGCACGTCAGAGAAGAGGCGGGAAGCAGCTCAGTGACAGGCTCAGGTCCTGGGATGCTCCAGCAGGAAGCTGAAACCTGGCCAGACACAGCCGCCTTTctttctcctgcctcctcctaGTGCAGGGGTGTGGGTGCGGAGGCTCCAGCAGGAACAGCACTGAGCTGGGAGCTGGGAGCGGACAGGCCCCAACAAACGTCCACCTGGATGATGCATGTCCCAAGGCCCTTCAGGACAAGAAGAGTGCCCATCCGGCACCCTTTCACTGGCCTTGCACACTGCCGGCACTGTATAAATGCTCACCAGGTGATCAGAAGCTGGGTACTCAGTCCTGCTGGGTGTCTGCCTGGGGATCTCTAAACCACAGAACTCTCTGATCTCCGCCTCTCAGCGTGTTTTCTCATTTCCCCACCTGCCTTCCTCCTGGAACCTCCCAGAATGCCCCGCTCAGGTCAGTCTCAGGGCTCCCACTCCCCTGACCCCGGAAGGAGTGACAGAGTGAAGGCGCCTGAAGCACCCTTGCCGTGGGGACATGGCGGCACGCACCAAAGCGCTTCCGGGTCCACCAATGCGGTTCCTTGATGGCAGAGAACTTGACTTCCGGGTGCAGCCGCAGGCGGTCGTAGAGGTCGGTGGTGCCGCACTTGGGCTGCCCAATGATGTAGAAGTGCGGCAGGCAGCGGAGGCGGAAGTGCTTGCCGTGTGCGTGGGACAGGTGGCCCCAGAAAGCCTTGCGCAGCGTGTCAAAGGTGGAGCGGAAACGCTTGGAGTAGAGTACGTAGGAGTTGGTCAGGTAGGGGTCGGTGGTGTTCCTGCCTGTGAATTCCTCGTACCAACAGGGGCTCTTACTGTTGGGAAGAAATTTGTGTGGGATGACGGAAAACATCTGCAACAGAAAGAGACCAAAACGGAGAGACACACTGAGAGGGGAAAACACACTCTGTCCTCAATATGATCCTACACTGAGGCTTATTACAACGTTCGCATGGGAAGTATTATTGGATGATGACTAAATACTAAAAGTAAACTTGGTAAACAATGACCATGCTTTTCCTAAAaccccaataaaaataaaatatgaagagaatgaaaatacaAGTTCCATCAAAATCCATTCTACCATGATTTATTTTACTCACACACACGACTATATAGTTGTATATTTAAGTGGCCGTTAGAGACAAACACTGTGATTTAGGACAGACTAGAGAGTGATCTACAAAAGTAATTTTAACTGCCAGGACCACCTTTCAAGCAAAACATCCCAGAAAGGAATTATTAGAAAGGGGGGTTCCTTCAACCGTTTTAGCTGTGCCATTTAATACAGAGTTCCCTTGTTGGCATTAACAGCATGGACACAGCCCTCTCAGTGAACCCTCATCCATAAGGCTGTCAAATTACCACTATTACACTTGGGAAATTTTTGGTCACTTTCCTGCCAAAGGTGATGATAGGAAAGGAAGCAGCCATTCTTTAAAATCAGTCAACGGAGATGCGCATCGGGCTACTCACGTGCAGTTCCTGCTTCTTGAGATCTTCTACGTCTGGGAGCTGTCTGGTGGTGAACTCAATCCTGGATGTGATGCTGTTGATAATTAACTTAATGCTTGGATAGTCCTTCATGtatgaaatattatttacagAGGATTGGTGATGATGCTCTTTTGCGTCACTCGGATTTTCGCCCTCCATCAAGCTGGGATTGCTGGGGAAGGCTCCGTAATGGAAAGGCGATGAGATCAGAAGTTCTTGGTGGACCCCAGAAAGGATGTAAGAAGCCATCACCAACGTCATTATTATCAATCCAAAAATGAGGCTGCATCGCTTCCCCTTCTTGAAGCGCAAAAACCCACCCCAGCTCTCATTCCCATCAGCCCTCACTTCGAGAACAGCCAGCAAGTTCATTTGCTTACCGTCCACTCGAAACacaattttgttttctgctttgcaCACTGGGCACTCCTGGCGACCGTGATGGGAGCTTCCTCGGCAGCTGACCTGCTGTGTCTGTACGTCGTCAGGTGACAGTTGGATGCAGCAATTAATGCAGTGCCTCATGATAATGCCCCTGGATGCTGGCCCACTGAGCCATGGGCAAGCCTCTGAGGAGTCCAGATGCCTGCAAGTCGTGCTGTGAAACTTGAAGGATGGCTCAGTGATCACATAAGATGATCAGAAGGCACAAGCAACAGAAACAAGAGTAAAAATGAGCAGGTGCCAAAACACCAGAGAATGAGGGATCACGTTCTTTGGTTTGCCTCTGAAAGATAACACGAATGATGTCCAACTGTCATGTTCTGTAATCCTGGAAAAAGCCACAAGGTCAGGAGCAATTCTTCCTGACCTTCAGGTTTTTCCCATGGCACCAAATGAAGTGgaagtgttcttgctggagaacaAGGAAACACCCAAGGGATTAGAAGATCTCATGGCCTCAATGAGAGATGGACAGACGCACCATCCACGCAGAGTCCATGGAGATTTCTTCTTTCACATCCTAAAGTTCCTTGAAATGTTTCCTCTTCACGGGGAACAAAATCCTCAAGATGTCAGATTAcctaaacaacaaagaaaagaggTTTTATTACATTAGATGATGACAGCAATCACCCTGGGAACATCTTCCAAGGAGAGAAGTTCCCGCTTCTTTTCCACTTCTAAGTTTCAGCCACGTTGGCTAGGTCACAAGCAAGTTACCGAAAATCATATAGGATGAAGGGAGAAGTGTCAGGTCCTTGGTGTTTGGCTTTGGAGTTCAGTCTCTGCCACCAAATGTGACCCCAACACCAGCTCCACCAGCACCTTATTAAACACCTCTTATTTCACACAACCCACATATTCCATAATGTCTGTGCCTGGACATAGCTAAGTGACTAGAACCCTTGCTCCCAACTTGGAATCATTCTTAGATTCATGCACAGTTAGTCACTCTAAATTTGAGGGATGAATTGAAATAACAACTCTTTTAaatcaacaaaaaaaaatccaaagagaaTAGTTAAGATGGGAGCAggcagagaaaatattttgtccCCTCCCAACAGCACTAATAGTCTTTTAACCTAGAGCTAACATTATCAGTGTAGGATGCAAAAGTTAATGAAAATTTAGAAACACTGAAATGATTCTCTCCTTCAGTAGAAtgtatcatattaaaaaaaatttgattttaagTTATTAAGCAATTAAATCCAACATGTAGTACTCCCCCAAGTAACAGAAAACTTCAGACCCTGAAacaatttttcactttcatcatgctTGGGAAAACATGATTCTTAAAAATCCATTAATAGAAGTCTGCAGTTATAAAATGTATTGTTGCCCAAGTGACACTTCTTTGTAGACATtgtaaaaacagcaaaaaagaacTATATGGTTTCTAGCAGTGGTAGAACATTGCTAATGAGCTAACCGTGTGACCTCGAGCCAGCAGCATAACTTTTCTAAGCTCTGGTTTCCTCACCAGTAAAATTAGGATGAAAGTATGTCCCTTTCAAGTGTGTAACAGTACTAAGTCAGCTAATGCATGTGAAAACTTTGCAGAATGCCTAcacatgtttcagttcagttcagttcagtcgctcagttgtgtccgactctttgcgaccccatgaatagcatgccaggcctccctgtccatcaccaactcccggagttcactcagacccacgtccatcgagtcagtgatgccatccagccatctcatcccctgtcgtccccttctcctcctgcccccaatcccttccagcatcagagtcctttccaatgagtcaactctttgcatgaggtggccaaagtactggagtttcagctttagcatcattccttccaaagaaatcccagggctgatcgccttcagaatggactagttggatctccttgcaatccaagggactctcaagagtcttctccaacaccacagttcaaaggcatcaattcttcggcgctcagctttcttcacagtccaactctcacatccatacatgaccactggaaaaaccatagccttgactagacggacatttgttggcaaagtaatgtctctgcttttcaacatgctatctaggttggtcataactttccttccaaggagtaaacgtatttcaatttcatggctgcagtcaccatctgcagtgattttggagccccaaaaataaagtctgacactgtttccactgttcccccatctatttcccatgaagttatgggaccagatgccatgatcctagttttctgaatgttgagttttaagccaactttttcactctcctctttcaccttcatcaagaggctttttagttcctcttcactttctgccataagggtggtgtcatctgcatatctgaggttattgatatttctcccggcaatcttgattccagcttgtgcttcttccagcccagcgtttctcatgatgtactctgcatagaagttaaataagcagggtgacaacatacagccttgacgtactccttttcctatttggaacaagtctgttgtttcatgtccagttctaactgttgcttcctgacctgcgtacagatttctcaagaggcaggtcaggtgtttaAGATCCCATAAAGGAGAGATAACATGAATAATGATAGCATCATCGATGACTCTTACTATTATGTTTTTCATTGTCAGTAAATACCAAGAACGTCTGAAGTGGAATCAAAGATGGGCAATCCCATCACAGTGTCTTTCCTTAGCGCCTGAGAATCAGCTACAGGTGGTAGACTcacttctacacacacacacacaccctccaacAATCCTTACTGTCCCCAGGGAAGGTGGTGTTAACTAACCCTGCATAAAGCCCCCCTCGTTTTGGCGGAGAGGCCAAGCAatcaacttggcagcagcaacaTCCCcttcccttggacagaaaggcctATGTTTTATCAAAACATGATAACCATGAAATAACCATGCAGTATTCCTAAAACGTCCTCCACAAAATGTTCTGCATGTTCGATAGGTCTTCAGGGCTTGAATTACCTGGAGGAAAGGTAGAATGGCCCAGGTGACACAGACTTCTTTAGAGCAGACTTCACCTTTTCACTGTGAAGCCATAAGAGAGGACTATAATACACAACATTTCCAAAACATAATTGACCATGGAATTCTAACTGATGTCTCAAGGAAGCAGTTTGAGGAATGCTAGTGAGTAAAGGCTGAGATAGGGGTCAGAGCAGTTCTGAGAAGCACAGAGGAGAGGGAGTCGTGGGAGCAAACAGCCCGGAACCAGGCCAACATCTCAAGCTCCACCACCCCCTCATCCCTGAGAGTTTTTGGAGGGACTCGGCAGAAACCTCAAGGCTCAGGCCTCTGCCTCCAACTTGCTCAACCAGCCTTGAACCATCACTTGCTACAAACAATTCTCCcaaaccaaagaaacaaaagggCAAGCTCCCCTACTCAGAAACCCCGTCACTAAGCcaagaaaacatttttcacaCAGCGAAGACAAGGCCAAATGGGGTTAAAATGAGATTCCAGCCAGCATCGCAGGGGGGAGTCAGTTTGCACCCTTCTGTCTCTCTGGCTGTAGGAGGCCTAATTAGATCTTTTCCAAAACATGGTCTCGGAAGCTCCAAGACAAAAATGTACAAAATCTGGACCCACCAGAATGGGCAAAACATTCCTCAACAAGAACAAAGGTTTTCTAAGACAAgcacaataaataaatagaccTGAGTAGTCAGAGAAGCTGACAGTCTCaacagagaggcctgggacaCAGTAGCCCAGAGGATTTGTCCCCTGGGCCGGCTGCATCCTCCAGCCAGACCTCCCACTCCGAGTCTCACTTTGTAAAATGGGAGCAGAAAACTGGCGACACAATTCCAGAGGCCTGCAGAGCCTAAACACTCAGATCCAATGTTATCGCCTATAATTCACTCCTTCATCCCTTCCCCCTTTAATTCTCCAGATCCCTCCTGAAGGAGGACCCTGCACTGGGCGCCGCCCGAGGTGCACGTCCAGGTCTGAAAGTGTCAGTCGCCTGGTTGTGTTCggctccttgcgaccccgtggactagcctgccaggctcctctgtccatgggattctccaggcaagaatacggagtgggctgccatttctttctccaggggatctgactctttgcgaccccatgagctgcaggcCCTCCATAAAAACCCTCTAAATGACAGGATTCCAAGAGCTTTCTGGTTGGAGAGCCCGTGGAGGTGCTGGGAGGGTAGTGTATGCAGAGAGGGCCTGGAAGGTCCATGACCCTCCCCGAGGCTCACTCTGTGCATCTCCTCCATTTGGCTGTTCTTGTATTGTCTCCTTTGTAACGAACCCATAATAGTAAGGAAGGTGCTTTTCTGAGTACCGTGCATCATTCAACTTAAGGAACTTGAGAAAGGACTGTAGGAACCTCTGACCCTGCAGCCGTTAAAACAGAAGTGTGGGTAGCCTGGGGACCCGAGACTTGTGACTCAGGTCTGAAGCAGGGGCTGTCTCAgaggtggtagtggtggtttagtcactaggttgCATCCGATTCTTGCGACTCCAcaaactgtggcccaccagcctcctctgtccatgggatttcccaggcaagaatactggagtggcttgccatttccttccccagggaatcttcccgacccagagatcgaacccgagtctccagcagtgcaagaggattctttaccgctgagccaccagggaagctccagtctcagaggactgagcccttaacccgTGAAAGTTGTGCTAATTCCAGGGAGTTACTAGAAGAATTCAACTGAATtgcaggacacccagctggtatCTAGAGAGTTGGAGATTTTGCCAGTGTGGCAAAATCCCCCCGGGGAGACTctgtttgagaaaaaaaaaatgtttgttacaTTTACATGTTTTATCGAAACATCTGACCAGCATATAGTATGTAAAATACTTGATTAAAAACAACGACCATATGAGTAGTGAGTGCATTGCTGTGAACAGGGCCTGGAGCTTTGAGGTTTCCAGACCACCCTTGTCCAAGTGGATGGGACTGGTACAGCAGTAACCATAATAGGGAGACCTTTGCCTCACCTGGAACTTATATTCCACCTGGAGTTAGGGGAATAGCAGGACAATAGAcaatttaaaaagtcacaaatGAGTAACATCGTCTCAGATGCTGGAAGAAAACACAAAGGGAGAAAACAATGACACCCTTAGAACAGGGGCTCCCCGTGCCGCACCAGGGCCAGATGATGGTTTGTTGTGGGGGCCTGTTCCATGCACTgtagatgtttagcagcatccctgacctTCATCCCCGGGGAGAACTGCTGCCTTAGAAGAAGGGGAAGTAAAGTGGAGAGGATGGCCAGGGAAGACCTATTTCAGGTGGATTCATCTGACTGATGAGAA is a window of Bos taurus isolate L1 Dominette 01449 registration number 42190680 breed Hereford chromosome 26, ARS-UCD2.0, whole genome shotgun sequence DNA encoding:
- the CHST15 gene encoding carbohydrate sulfotransferase 15 isoform X1 — its product is MRHCINCCIQLSPDDVQTQQVSCRGSSHHGRQECPVCKAENKIVFRVDGKQMNLLAVLEVRADGNESWGGFLRFKKGKRCSLIFGLIIMTLVMASYILSGVHQELLISSPFHYGAFPSNPSLMEGENPSDAKEHHHQSSVNNISYMKDYPSIKLIINSITSRIEFTTRQLPDVEDLKKQELHMFSVIPHKFLPNSKSPCWYEEFTGRNTTDPYLTNSYVLYSKRFRSTFDTLRKAFWGHLSHAHGKHFRLRCLPHFYIIGQPKCGTTDLYDRLRLHPEVKFSAIKEPHWWTRKRFGIVRLRDGLRDRYPVEDYLDLFDLAAHQIHQGLQASAAKEPSKMNRIIIGEASASTMWDNNAWTLFYDNGTDGEPPFLTQDFIHAFQPDAKLIVMLRDPVERLYSDYLYFASSNKSADDFHEKVTEALQLFENCMLDYSLRACVYNNTLNNAMPVRLQVGLYAVYLLDWLTVFNKEQFLILRLEDHASNVKDTMHRVFQFLSLGPLSEKQEALMTKSPASNTRRPEDRDLGPMWPVTQRLLRDFYGPFNARLAQVLADEAFLWRKT
- the CHST15 gene encoding carbohydrate sulfotransferase 15 isoform X2 — translated: MRHCINCCIQLSPDDVQTQQVSCRGSSHHGRQECPVCKAENKIVFRVDELLISSPFHYGAFPSNPSLMEGENPSDAKEHHHQSSVNNISYMKDYPSIKLIINSITSRIEFTTRQLPDVEDLKKQELHMFSVIPHKFLPNSKSPCWYEEFTGRNTTDPYLTNSYVLYSKRFRSTFDTLRKAFWGHLSHAHGKHFRLRCLPHFYIIGQPKCGTTDLYDRLRLHPEVKFSAIKEPHWWTRKRFGIVRLRDGLRDRYPVEDYLDLFDLAAHQIHQGLQASAAKEPSKMNRIIIGEASASTMWDNNAWTLFYDNGTDGEPPFLTQDFIHAFQPDAKLIVMLRDPVERLYSDYLYFASSNKSADDFHEKVTEALQLFENCMLDYSLRACVYNNTLNNAMPVRLQVGLYAVYLLDWLTVFNKEQFLILRLEDHASNVKDTMHRVFQFLSLGPLSEKQEALMTKSPASNTRRPEDRDLGPMWPVTQRLLRDFYGPFNARLAQVLADEAFLWRKT